The following proteins are encoded in a genomic region of Xanthomonas cassavae CFBP 4642:
- a CDS encoding glyoxalase, with protein MSQLSSQQLKVFVPAHDYALSQQFYRALRFVQEDEVGNVTCFRHGAHCAFLLQDFYVREPAENLMLHLWMDDADVWCQHMHDIGLDEQFGVNVSAPEDRPWSARDFTLHDPSGVLWRIGHPL; from the coding sequence ATGTCGCAGCTGTCGAGCCAGCAACTGAAGGTGTTCGTGCCTGCACACGACTATGCGCTGTCGCAGCAGTTCTACCGTGCGCTGCGGTTCGTGCAGGAAGACGAGGTCGGCAATGTGACCTGCTTTCGGCACGGTGCGCACTGTGCGTTTCTGCTGCAGGATTTCTATGTGCGCGAGCCGGCCGAAAACCTGATGCTGCATCTGTGGATGGACGATGCCGATGTCTGGTGCCAGCACATGCATGACATCGGACTGGACGAGCAATTCGGCGTGAATGTCAGCGCGCCGGAAGACCGGCCCTGGAGCGCGCGCGATTTCACCTTGCACGATCCCAGCGGGGTGCTCTGGCGCATCGGGCATCCGCTGTAG
- the secA gene encoding preprotein translocase subunit SecA produces the protein MINSLLTRVFGSRNERQLRQLTRLVTQINALEPTIEKLSDAELQAKTPEFKQRLAAGQSLDKILPEAFAVCREASRRVLGMRHYDVQLIGGMVLHLGKIAEMRTGEGKTLVATLPVYLNALQGEGVHVVTVNDYLARRDAAQMGKLYNWLGLSVGVVYPGMPHSDKHAAYAADITYGTNNEFGFDYLRDNMALSRADRYQRNLHYAIVDEVDSILIDEARTPLIISGPADESPELYIRVNRIVPQLTKQESEEGEGDFWIDEKGKQVHLSEAGMGHAEELLLQAGILENAEDGLYAAQNLSVVHHLNAALRAHAIYQRDVDYIVRDGEVVIVDEFTGRTLTGRRWSDGLHQAVEAKEGVPVQRENQTLASITFQNLFRMYKKLSGMTGTADTEAYEFQSIYGLEVVVIPTNRPTVRKDHPDQVFLNRKGKFNAVLADIEDCAKRGQPVLVGTTSIETSEMLSEHLRKAGVKHEVLNAKQHEREATIVANAGQPGAVTIATNMAGRGTDIVLGGSLESEYHALGEDASEDARFQIKTEWQRRHDAVKAAGGLHIIGTERHESRRIDNQLRGRAGRQGDPGSSRFYLSLEDNLMRIFASDWVQKAMRMMGMKEDDVIEDRLVSRQIEKAQRKVEAHNFDIRKNLLDFDDVNNDQRKVIYAQRDELLDAESVKDNVDGIRGDVIYDLVARFVPPNSVDEQWDLQGLEATLESELGMPLALREMARTQEELDAEQIAAKVQAAVDAHFAQKEAAVGNDTMRALEKHVMLTVLDQGWKEHLAKMDYLRQGIYLRGYAQKQPKQEYKKEAFELFSEMLESVKREVINLLARVRIRSEEEVAELEEQERRQAEARQFQHQDAGGYGADEEVEQMQGGNAPVPVSQVTRDEPKVGRNDPCPCGSGKKYKHCHGQLS, from the coding sequence ATGATCAACAGTCTGCTTACCCGTGTCTTTGGCAGTCGTAACGAACGCCAGCTGCGCCAGCTCACCCGCCTCGTCACCCAGATCAATGCGCTGGAGCCGACGATCGAGAAGCTCTCCGACGCCGAGCTGCAAGCCAAGACCCCGGAGTTCAAGCAGCGACTTGCCGCCGGGCAGTCCCTGGACAAGATTCTTCCCGAAGCCTTTGCGGTGTGCCGCGAGGCCAGCCGCCGCGTGCTGGGCATGCGCCATTACGATGTGCAGCTGATCGGCGGCATGGTGCTGCACCTGGGCAAGATCGCCGAAATGCGTACCGGCGAAGGCAAGACCCTGGTCGCCACGCTGCCGGTGTACCTCAACGCATTGCAGGGCGAAGGCGTGCACGTGGTCACCGTCAACGACTACCTGGCGCGCCGCGACGCCGCGCAGATGGGCAAGTTGTACAACTGGCTGGGCCTGAGCGTGGGCGTGGTGTATCCGGGCATGCCGCACAGCGACAAGCATGCCGCCTACGCCGCCGACATCACCTACGGCACCAACAACGAGTTCGGCTTCGACTACCTGCGCGACAACATGGCGCTGTCGCGCGCCGACCGCTACCAGCGCAATCTGCATTACGCCATCGTCGACGAAGTGGACTCGATCCTGATCGACGAAGCGCGCACCCCGCTGATCATTTCCGGCCCGGCCGACGAATCGCCGGAGCTGTACATCCGCGTCAACCGCATCGTGCCGCAGCTGACCAAGCAGGAAAGCGAAGAGGGCGAGGGCGACTTCTGGATCGACGAGAAGGGCAAGCAGGTGCATCTGTCCGAGGCGGGCATGGGCCACGCCGAAGAACTGCTACTGCAGGCCGGCATCCTGGAAAACGCCGAAGACGGCCTGTACGCCGCGCAGAACCTGAGCGTGGTGCATCACCTCAACGCTGCGCTGCGCGCGCATGCGATCTACCAGCGCGACGTGGACTACATCGTGCGCGATGGCGAAGTGGTGATCGTGGACGAATTCACCGGCCGCACGCTGACCGGGCGTCGCTGGTCCGACGGCTTGCACCAGGCGGTCGAAGCGAAGGAAGGCGTGCCGGTCCAGCGCGAGAACCAGACCCTGGCCAGCATCACCTTTCAGAACCTGTTCCGCATGTACAAGAAGCTGTCCGGCATGACCGGTACGGCCGACACCGAAGCCTACGAATTCCAGAGCATCTACGGCCTGGAAGTGGTGGTGATCCCGACCAACCGCCCGACCGTGCGCAAGGACCATCCGGACCAGGTGTTCCTCAACCGCAAGGGCAAGTTCAATGCGGTGCTGGCCGACATCGAAGACTGCGCCAAGCGCGGCCAGCCGGTGCTGGTGGGTACCACCTCGATCGAGACCTCGGAGATGCTGTCCGAGCATCTGCGCAAGGCCGGAGTGAAGCACGAAGTGCTCAACGCCAAGCAGCACGAGCGCGAAGCCACCATCGTGGCCAACGCGGGCCAGCCGGGCGCGGTGACCATCGCCACCAACATGGCCGGTCGCGGTACCGATATCGTGCTGGGCGGCTCGTTGGAATCGGAGTATCACGCCCTCGGCGAAGACGCCAGCGAAGACGCGCGCTTCCAGATCAAGACCGAATGGCAGCGTCGTCATGACGCGGTCAAGGCGGCCGGCGGCCTGCACATCATCGGTACCGAGCGCCACGAATCACGGCGCATCGACAATCAGCTGCGCGGCCGGGCCGGTCGTCAGGGCGACCCGGGTTCCTCGCGCTTCTATCTGTCGCTGGAAGACAACCTGATGCGCATCTTCGCCTCGGACTGGGTCCAGAAGGCGATGCGCATGATGGGCATGAAGGAAGACGACGTCATCGAGGATCGCCTGGTCAGCCGGCAGATCGAAAAGGCGCAGCGCAAGGTGGAAGCGCACAACTTCGACATCCGCAAGAACCTGCTGGACTTCGACGACGTCAACAACGACCAGCGCAAGGTAATCTATGCCCAGCGCGACGAGTTGCTGGACGCCGAATCGGTCAAGGACAACGTCGATGGCATTCGCGGCGATGTGATCTACGACCTGGTCGCGCGCTTCGTGCCGCCCAATTCGGTGGACGAGCAGTGGGACCTGCAGGGCCTGGAAGCCACGCTGGAATCGGAGCTTGGCATGCCGCTGGCGCTGCGCGAGATGGCGCGCACGCAGGAGGAGCTGGACGCCGAACAGATTGCCGCCAAGGTGCAGGCCGCGGTGGATGCGCACTTTGCCCAGAAGGAAGCGGCGGTGGGCAACGACACCATGCGCGCACTGGAAAAGCACGTGATGCTGACCGTGCTGGACCAGGGCTGGAAGGAGCATCTGGCCAAGATGGATTACCTGCGCCAGGGCATCTACCTGCGCGGTTACGCGCAGAAGCAGCCCAAGCAGGAATACAAGAAGGAAGCCTTCGAGCTGTTCTCCGAGATGCTGGAGAGCGTCAAGCGCGAGGTGATCAACCTGCTGGCGCGCGTGCGCATCCGCAGCGAGGAAGAAGTGGCCGAACTGGAAGAGCAGGAACGCCGCCAGGCCGAAGCTCGCCAATTCCAGCATCAGGATGCCGGCGGTTACGGCGCCGACGAGGAAGTGGAACAGATGCAGGGCGGCAACGCGCCGGTGCCGGTGTCGCAGGTCACCCGCGACGAGCCCAAGGTCGGCCGTAACGATCCCTGCCCGTGCGGTAGCGGCAAGAAGTACAAGCACTGCCACGGTCAGCTCAGCTGA